In Streptomyces pluripotens, the genomic window GGCGGTGCGGTGCACGGGCGGTACGGCGGCCGGTGCGGGCCGGCCGCGGGTCCTGCGGGCGGCGGTGCGGGCGGCGGCCAGCCGGATCAGGCCGTCGGCCGCGACCAGCGCCCGGCGCCGCCGAGGCACCACGGCGCGATGGCGGAGCACGGCGTACCCGGTGGCGGCGACCGCGTCCAGGATGCCGCCGTACAGGACGAACGCGGTGCGGATGCAGGGCTGGGAAACCGGGTCGAGCAGGGCCACGCCGGGCGCGGCGCGACGGTAGGCGGCGCGGGTGAGCGACGCGAACTCCTCGAACGCCGCCGTGACCCGGTGGTCGGTAGTGCCGGTGTCGCGGCAGTGGTGCAACAGGTCGCGGTGGACGCCGTGGGCGGCCAGGACGTCCTGGGGGATGTAGACCCGTCCGCGGTCCAGGTCCTCCCCCACGTCCCGCAGGAAGTTGGTGAGCTGGAAGGCAACGCCCAGTTCGGCCGCGTAGGGCTCGGCTTCCTCGCGCGGGCCCGGGGTGCCGAGGACGGGCAGCATCTGCAGGCCGATGACGGCGGCCGAGCCGTGCATGTAGCCGCGCAGCTCGGCGTAGGTGGCGTAGTCGGTGACCGTCAGGTCGCTGCGCATGGAGGCGAGGAAGTCGGTGAGGTGGCGGTGGTCGATGGCGTACCGGTGCGCGGTGTCGGCGAGTGCCCGCACCACCGGTTCGGCACCCGTGCCGCCGGCCAGGCCGCGGGCGAGGTCGGCGGCCAGCCGGTCGAGGGCAGCGGCGCGGACGTCCGGGCCGGCGGTGTCGTCGAGGGAGTCGACGATGTCGTCGGCCCAGCGGGCGAAGCCGTACAGCGCGTGCACGGCAGGGCGTTGGCCGGGGGTGAGCAGCCGGGTGGCGAGGAAGTAGGTGCGGCCGTGCCGTGCGTTCAGCTCGCGACAGCGGGTGTACGCGGCGCGGAGCTCCGGGTCGGTGACGCCGGCGGCGTCCAGCTCCCGGGCGGTCATGGGCGGGCTCCTTGGGGAGAACCCGGGGTCCGGATGCCCCGGGAGGCGGTGGTGCGGCCGGCGCGGGTCCCGCTGGTGACACCGGTGAGGCGAGCGGCAGCGAGCTTGCCCGACAGCAGGACGGGCGGTACTCCGACGCCAGGCGTGGTGCCGCAGCCGGCGAGGACGGCGTTGGTGGTGCCGCGCACCAGATTGCGGGGGCGGAACGGGCCGGTCTGGGCCATGCTGTGCGCGGCGGAGAAGGGGGTACCGGCCGCGTGGCCCTGCGCCGTCCAGTCGGCCGGGGTGACCAGGCACTCCTCCTCGATCGACGCGGCGATGCCGTCGAGTCCCCGGCGTTCCAGCTCGCGTAGCAGGCCGTCGCGGTAGCGAGGGCCGAGGTCGTGCCAGTCGGCGAGCCCGGGGCCGAGGCCGGTATGCGGGCAGGGGGCGAGGATGTAGTGCAGGTGCCGGCCTGGCGGAGCCAGCGCGGGGTCGGTGGCGGTGGGACGGGTGATCAGCAGGGAGGGGTCGCTCATCAGCTCGCCGGTGCGGGTGAGTTCGTCGAAGGTGCGCCGCCAGGCGTGTCCGAAGGACAGGGTGTGGTGGGCCAGTTGGGGCCAGGTGCGGTCACAGCCGGCGTGCAGGACGACGGCCGAGGGGGCGTGCCGCAGCCGCACCGGGCGGCGCGGGGTGCGGCCGAGGAGGCGGTAGGCCGCCGGCAGTTCCGGGGTCAGGACGACGGCGTCGCAGGGGATGCGTCCCTCGTCGGTGATCACGGCGGTGATCCGGTCGCCTAAGCGTTCCAGTGAGGTGACGGGCCGGCCGTAGTGGAGGACGGCGCCGGCCTCCTCGGCCGCCTCGGCCATCGCACGCGGCAGGGCGTGCATGCCACCGCGCGGGAAGTACACGCCGGCGACGGTGTCCATGTAGGCGATGACCGCATAGGCGGCGAGGGCGCGCGTCGGGGGCACGCCCGCGTAGAGGGCCTGGAAGGTGAAGACACGGCGCAGCCGCTCGTCGCGCAGATGGCGGGCCACGGCTGACTCCCAGCGTCCGAAGCCGCCGAGCACGGCGAGCCGCACCAGGTCGGGACCGAGCAGCTGCCGGGCGGAGTCGAAGTCGGCGTCGAGGAAACGGTGTCGCTCGGCCCGGTACAGCTCGGTCAGCCACTGCCGCAGCCGGTGGTAGCCGGCTGCTTCGGCCGGGCCGGCGAAGCGTTCCACCTCCGCCTCCATCGCGTCGGCGTCGGTGTGCACGTCGAGCGTAGCGCCGTCAGCGAAGGACGCGCGGTAGGCCGGGTGCAGCGGCATCAGATCGATGCGGTCGTACATCGACGCGCCGACCGCGGCGAACGCCTCGTCCGCGACCTCCGGCATGGTCAGTACGGTGGGACCGGTGTCGATGCGATAGCCGGCGCGCTCGATCCGGCCGGCACGCCCGCCGGGACCGGCGTCGCGTTCGACGACGGTCACCCGGCGGCCCGCGCCGAGGAGGTGCAGGGCGGCGGACAGGCCGGCGAGCCCGGCGCCGACGACCACCACGTGGTCGGTGGGTCCCTTCAGGGATCGACTCACCGTTCTCCCCCCACGGCCGGGGAAGCGACGAGCGCGGCGGCGAGCGGCAGACCGCCGGCCGGTTCGGGCACCGCTCCGTGGGCCCCGGTGACCTCGGCGAACAGCGTGCGCAACTCGGCCGCCGGGCGGG contains:
- the crtI gene encoding phytoene desaturase family protein is translated as MSRSLKGPTDHVVVVGAGLAGLSAALHLLGAGRRVTVVERDAGPGGRAGRIERAGYRIDTGPTVLTMPEVADEAFAAVGASMYDRIDLMPLHPAYRASFADGATLDVHTDADAMEAEVERFAGPAEAAGYHRLRQWLTELYRAERHRFLDADFDSARQLLGPDLVRLAVLGGFGRWESAVARHLRDERLRRVFTFQALYAGVPPTRALAAYAVIAYMDTVAGVYFPRGGMHALPRAMAEAAEEAGAVLHYGRPVTSLERLGDRITAVITDEGRIPCDAVVLTPELPAAYRLLGRTPRRPVRLRHAPSAVVLHAGCDRTWPQLAHHTLSFGHAWRRTFDELTRTGELMSDPSLLITRPTATDPALAPPGRHLHYILAPCPHTGLGPGLADWHDLGPRYRDGLLRELERRGLDGIAASIEEECLVTPADWTAQGHAAGTPFSAAHSMAQTGPFRPRNLVRGTTNAVLAGCGTTPGVGVPPVLLSGKLAAARLTGVTSGTRAGRTTASRGIRTPGSPQGARP
- a CDS encoding phytoene/squalene synthase family protein, which codes for MTARELDAAGVTDPELRAAYTRCRELNARHGRTYFLATRLLTPGQRPAVHALYGFARWADDIVDSLDDTAGPDVRAAALDRLAADLARGLAGGTGAEPVVRALADTAHRYAIDHRHLTDFLASMRSDLTVTDYATYAELRGYMHGSAAVIGLQMLPVLGTPGPREEAEPYAAELGVAFQLTNFLRDVGEDLDRGRVYIPQDVLAAHGVHRDLLHHCRDTGTTDHRVTAAFEEFASLTRAAYRRAAPGVALLDPVSQPCIRTAFVLYGGILDAVAATGYAVLRHRAVVPRRRRALVAADGLIRLAAARTAARRTRGRPAPAAVPPVHRTAHAPVRHEEIV